The genomic stretch GCAAGGTGGGCTCCGCCGATGTGCTCGAGGCGATCGGCCTCAACCTCACGGCCGATCCCCGCACGGTGGTGGCCGCCCTGCCCGGCAGCGGGGTCACCTTCCTGTTCGCCCCGGGATGGCATCCGGCCCTTGTGGAGCTCGCCCCCGTGCGCCGGCGCCTGGGGGTGCGCACCGTCTTCAACCTGCTCGGACCGCTGGTGAATCCCCTGCGGCCGGAAGCGCAGGTGCTCGGGGTGGCCAGGGCCGACCTGCTGGAGCCGATGGCCGATGCCCTCGCCCGCCTGGGACTGGATCGGGCGGTGGTGGTGCATGGCCATGGCGGCCTGGATGAGGCCTCCCTGGCGGGAGTCAATCACCTGCGGCTGGTGGAGGGGGGCCTGGTGTGGGCCATGGAGGTCGACCCCCAGCAGCTGGGGCTGGAGCTGGCCCCCCTCTCCGCGCTGGCGGGCGGGGATCTCGAAACCAACCGGCGCATTCTCGAAGCGGTGCTGCGCGGGCAGGGCAGCACCGCCCAGCGGGAGGTGGTGGCCCTGAATACGGCTCTGGTGCTCTGGGCCGCCGGACTGGCGGACTCAGTGGAGGCCGGACTGGAGCAGGCCCTCGTGGCCCTCAGCGGGGAAGCCCCCTGGCAGCGACTGGAGCAGCTCAGGGCCGCGCTGGAGGCGCCGCCGCCCGTCAGCTGAGCGTCGCCTGCGGGATGATCGGGACACTCGACACTCTCCCCTTGAGCGCTGCAGCCCCCGCTCCGGCCAGCACCACCGAGTCCGCCAGCGGCCGCCCGGCCGCCAACGAGGCCGTGCTGGTGCTGGCGGATGGCACCCTGCTGCGGGGCACGGCCTTCGGGGCGCGCGGCACCGTCATCGGTGAAGTGGTGTTCAACACCGGCATGACGGGGTACCAGGAGGTGATGACCGATCCCAGCTACTCCGGTCAGCTGGTGACCTTCACCTATCCGGAACTGGGGAACACCGGTGTCAACCCGGAGGATCAGGAGGCCGATGCCCCCCATGTGCGCGGCGTGATCGCCCGCCAGCTGGCGCCCATCCCCAGCAGCTGGCGCAGCCGGGGCGACCTGCCCAGCTGGCTGGCCTCCCATGGGGTGGTGGGCATCGCCGGGGTGGACACCCGCGCCCTGGTGCGCCACCTGCGCGAGCGGGGGGCCATGAACGGCGTGATCAGCAGCGATGGCACCGCCCCCCGCGAGCTGCTGGAGCTGGTGCGCCGCAGCCCCTCGATGGAGGGACTCAACCTGGCCGTGCGGGTGACCACCCCGAGCGCCTACCCCTGGCAGCAACTCAGCGCCACCGGCTTCGATCAGCGCCGGCAACCGTCGCCCGAGCGGCCCTATCGGGTGGTGGCGATCGATTTCGGCATCAAACGGGCCATCCTCGAGCGACTCACGGCCCATGGCTGCGCCGTCACGGTGCTTCCTGCCAGCAGCACCCTCGCCGAGGTGCTGGCGCTTGAGCCGGAGGGGGTCTTCCTCTCCAACGGCCCGGGCGATCCGGCGGCGGTCACGGAAGGCATCGCCCTGGCCAGGGATCTGCTCGAACGCGTCGATCTGCCGGTGTTCGGCATCTGCCTGGGCCACCAGATCCTGGGGCTGGCCCTCGGTGGCAGCACCTTCAAGCTGGGATACGGCCACCGTGGTCTGAACCACCCCTGCGGCGGCGACGGACTGGTGGAGATCACCAGCCAGAACCACGGCTTCGCGCTCGAGGCCAGCTCACTGCCCGGGGAGCTGGTGGAGATCACCCACCACAACCTCAACGACCGCACCGTGGCGGCCCTGCGCCATCGCCATCAGCCGGTGTTCGGCGTTCAGTACCACCCCGAAGCCAGCCCCGGCCCCCACGACGCGGACCACCACTTCGGCCGGTTCGTGCGCCTGATGGCCGAGCGTCGCCCCTGAACCTGTGGGTCAGAGGTGAACCCGCACCGATACCTGCTTACACTTCAGCGTCTTCATTCCCCGCGAGGGCTGGAACGATTCCTGAACTGCACCGGTTGACCGTATCTCTGCGGGGCGGCTTCGAGCGACGGGAGGAGTGTCTGCTGTTCAGCTTCACCGGCCAGCTCGACGCCTACTCCGACAAGCAGTTCCGCGATTTCATCACCGAGCACCGCGGGACCGACAAGCGGGCGGTGCTGCTGGATCTCACCCACATCGATTTCATCGATTCCTCCGGTCTGGGGGTGCTGGTGCAGCTGGCCAAGCAGTGTGCCGATGACAAGGTCGGCTTTGTGATGGTGGGCAATGCCCGCGTGATCCAGACGGTGAAACTGGTGCGGCTGGAGCAGTTCCTGCACCTCCAGCCCGATCTGAACACGGCCCTGGCCGCCCTTGCCAAACCCTGATCACGACGGCCGGGCCTGGTTGCGCCAGATCCAGCCAGATCCCCGGCACCGTCTCCAGCCCGAGACCCTCGGCGCCCTCCAGCTCGCCTGGCTGGGGGACGCGGTGTGGGAGCTCCACCAGCGCCTGCGCCACTGCCATCAGGCGGGCCGCCCCGAGGAGCTGCACCAGGCGGTGGTGGCCCGGGTGCGGGCCCAGGCCCAGGCCCGGGCGCTGCAGCGCCTGGAGCCGCTGCTGGATGACCGGGAGCGCGACCTGGTGCGCCGCGGCCGCAACCGGGCCGGCCGGGGACCTCGCGGCGGTGATCCGGCCAGCTATGGCCGTGCCACGGGATTTGAGACAATGGTGGGCTGGCTCTTTTTGCGGAATCCCGAGCGGCTTGCCCAGCTTCTGGATCATCTGGACGAGACCGACCTTTCTGACCCTTTGCCGAGCGACCCATGAGCCAACGTTTTGAGCGCCGCAGGCCCAAGGGTGCCGGTTCCGGTGATCGCCCCACCGGGGGAGCCAGGGGAGGCAAACCCTCCCGCTTCGGCGGGCCCCGTCCCGAATGGCGCGACTCCGGTGGTGGCGGTCGCGAGGGGCGTGAAGGGCGCGACGGCCGTGAGGACCGCCCCAGGGACAGCCGGGGTGGCTACCGCCCGGACGCCCCCCGGCGTGAAAGCTTCCAGCGTCCCCAGGGGGAGGGCCGCCCTGCCGGCCGCCCCACCCGCGTGATCGGCGCCCGCCCCGCGGCGCGGCGTTTCGACGACCAGCGTCCGGGAGCGGGCCGCCGGCCTGAGGGCCGCTTCGAGGGCAGGCCCGAGCGCCGCCCGGAGGGCCGCCCCGAAGGACGTCCCGAAGGACGTCCCGAGGGCCGTGATCAGGGCCGCCGGCCCAGCTTCAGGGCACCCCGCTTCAGCCGACCCGATGGCGACAGGCCCCGCTTCCAGCCGGGTCGTCCCCCCGCCCGCCCGTCCCGATTCAGCGAGCCCGAAGCCCCGGGTCCTGAGGCCAGCGGCAGCTCCGAGCGTTTCGGCGCCGAGCCCGCCGACGACCTCGTCTGGGGCCGTCACCCGGCCCAGGCCGCCCTGGAGGGGGATCGTCCGATCCACCGGATCTGGTGCACCCCGGAACTGCGCTTCGCCCCACGCTTCCTGCAACTGCTGCGCGATGCCAAGGCCAACGGTGTGCTGGTGGAGGAAGTCACCTGGGCGCGCCTGGGCCAGATCAGCGGCGGCGCCGTGCACCAGGGGATCGTGCTGCAGGCCGCAGCGGCGGAAACCCTGGATCTGGCCAGCCTGATCGACGGCTGCAGCACGATCGGCGAAGCACCGCTGCTGATGGCGGTCGACGGGCTCACCGATCCCCACAATCTGGGAGCGATCGTGCGCAGCGCCGAGGCCCTCGGCGCCCATGGCCTGGTGCTGCCGCAGCGGCGCAACGCGGGCCTCACCGGCTCGGTGGCCAAGGTGGCGGCCGGGGCCCTGGAGCACCTGCCCGTGGCCCGGGTGGTGAACCTCAACCGCTCGATCGAGCAGCTCAAGGACGCGGGCTACCGCGTCGTGGGACTGGCCGAGGAAGGCAACGTGAGCCTGATGGAGGCCGATCTCGATGGCCCCCTGGTGGTGGTCACCGGCTCGGAGGCCCAGGGCCTCTCGATGCTCACCCGCAAGCACTGCGACCAGTTGATCCGCATCCCCCTGCGCGGGGCAACCCCAAGCCTGAACGCGTCGGTGGCCACGGCCCTGCTGCTCTACGAGATCGCCCGGCGGGGCTGGATGAAGAACATCAGCGGCAACGCCCCGGCACCGCGGCTGGTGCGGCCCCAGGTGCCCACCACCGCGGCCGCCAGCAGCATCCCGGCCGTGGCCCCCGATCAGGAGGCCGTCCAGGAGGAGCCGGTCCAGACGGCCACGGCAGGCGAGGACACCACGACGACCGTCGCCGCCGAACCAGCGCCGGAGACCACAACCCCGGAGACTGACGCCTGCGGCGATCCAGCTCCTCAGGCGACCGTCGAGATCCAGGACCTGATCGAGGAGCTGGTCGAGCAGATCGACGAGGAGGAGATTCAGGAGGACAGTCAGGACCGGATCCAGGACGGGACTCCGGAGGCGGCTCCAGAGGCGGCTCCGGAGGACCAGCCTGCCGAGCTGGAGCTTCAGGTGGCCCTCCCCGAAGCCATCGAGCTGACCTTCACGCCCCCCACCGGCTCGCCCTTCCAGGGGGACATCCGCCTGTGAGTCCACGGCATCGGCCCGTGGCGAATTCCGCAAAAAACCTGGGCCCTTCGATCGGCACAATGGTGCGGTTCGCCAAGGTTCGATGAACCCCTTGATTCGGCTGCTCAGAGGCATGGCCAACGGTCTTGGGGTGGCCTGGTGGGCCCGGGTGGAAACCCAGGAGCCGCATGTCATCTACTGGTTCGGGCCCTTCGTGCGCCGGGGGGATCTGGAGGCGAAACTTCCTGTTTTTCTCGATGATGTCAACAGCGAGCAGCCGGGCTCGATCGAACACGAACTGATGCAGGTCCGCCGCGGTGAACCCCTCACCGAAGACCTGGAGCCTGGCTGATAGCGTCGCTCGATGAAAGGCAGGGGCTGATGGGGATCGCCGAGTGGCGTGGGCGACTGGAGCGCGGCGAGGTGTCGGCCCGGGAACTCACCGACCAGCATCTGGCCCGGATCGAGGCCGTCGAGGGCACGCTCCATTCCTTCCTGGAGGTCACAGCGGAGCGGGCCCGCGCCGATGCCGACCGCATCGATGCCGCCCGTGCCGCCGGTGAATCGCTGCCGCCCCTGGCGGGAATCCCCCTGGCCATCAAGGACAACCTCTGCACCAAAGGCATCCGCACCACCTGCTCCAGCCGGATGCTGGAGCACTTCGTGCCGCCCTATGAGTCCACCGTCACCGAGCGGTTGTGGCAGGCCGGCGGAATCCTGATCGGCAAGACCAACCTCGATGAGTTCGCCATGGGCAGCTCCACCGAGACCTCCGCCTTCGGACCCAGCCGCAACCCCTGGGACCCCGAGCGGGTACCGGGCGGGAGCTCCGGCGGCAGTGCCGCCGCCGTGGCCGCCGGCGAATGCGTCGCCTCCCTCGGATCCGACACCGGCGGCTCGATCCGCCAGCCGGCCGCCTTCTGCGGGGTGGTGGGCCTCAAGCCCACCTACGGGCGGGTGAGCCGCTGGGGCCTGGTGGCCTTCGCCAGCTCCCTCGATCAGGTGGGACCCTTCAGCACCAGCGTGGCCGATGCCGCCGAGCTGCTCCAGGTGATCGCCGGTGAGGACCGCCGTGATGGCACCTGTCTCAGGGCTCCCGTCCCCGACTACAGCGCCGCCCTGCAGGCACCCGTGAAGGGCCTGCGGGTGGGGCTGGTGAAGGAGTGCTTCGAGGCCGACGGTCTCGATCCCCAGGTGAAGTCCTCGGTGCTGGCGGCCGCCGCCCAGCTCGAAGCCCTCGGCTGCGAGCTGGTGGAGGTGAGCTGCCCCCGCTTCAACGACGGCATCGCCACCTACTACGTGATCGCCCCCTCGGAGGCCTCAGCCAACCTGGCCCGCTACGACGGTGTCAAATACGGCTACCGCTCCGAGCAGGCCGGCAGCCTGGCGGAGATGACGGCCCGCAGCCGCGCCGAGGGCTTCGGAGATGAGGTGCAGCGCCGCATCCTGATCGGCACCTATGCCCTCTCGGCCGGCTACGTGGATGCCTACTACAAGAAGGCCCAGCAGGTGCGCACGCTGATCCGCCGCGATTTCGATGCGGCCTTTGGTGCGGTGGATGTGCTGCTCACACCCACCTCTCCCACCACCGCTTTCCGCTTCGGCGCCCACGCCGAGGATCCCCTGGCGATGTACCTGGCCGATCTGCTCACCATCCCGGCGAACATGGCCGGCCTGCCGGCGATCAGCCTGCCCTGCGGCTTCGACGACGGCGGCCTGCCGATCGGCCTGCAGCTGATCACCGGCGTGCTCGAGGAGCCCCGCCTGCTGCAGGTGGCCCACCACTACGAGCAGGCCGCCCGGGTGATGGACACCAGGCCCACCGCCGCCCTGGTGCCCTGAGTCAGCCGCCGGCTGACACCACATCTGGTGGCCGGTAACGTGGCAACACCCCGTGGTGGCGTCCGACGCCCGAGCCCTTGGCCTTCGTCCCCCTCCACAACCACAGCGACTACAGCCTGCTGGATGGCGCCAGCCAGCTGCCGCAGATGGTGGAGCGGGCCGTGGAGCTGGGCATGCCCGCCCTGGCGCTCACCGATCACGGCGTCATGTATGGCGCGATCGAGCTGCTGAAGCTCTGCCGGACGGCCGGCATCAAGCCGATCATCGGCAACGAGATGTACGTGATCAACGGCTCGATCGATGATCCCTGGGTGAAGGGCGAACGCCGCTATCACCTGGTGGTGCTCGCCAGGAACGACACCGGCTACCGCAACCTCGTGAAGCTCACGAGCCTCAGCCACCTGCGCGGCATGCGCGGCCGCGGCATCTTCGCGCGGGCCTGCATCGACAAGCAGCTGCTGGAGCAGCACCGCGAAGGGCTGATCCTGGCCACCGCCTGCCTGGGCGGCGAGATTCCCCAGGCGATCCTCAAGGGCCGACCCGATGTGGCCCGCGATGTGGCCCGCTGGTACCAGCAGCGCTTCGGAGCCGACTTCTACCTGGAGATCCAGGACCACGGCTCGCCCGAAGACCGGATCGTGAACGTGGAGCTGGTGCGGATCGCCCGGGAGCTGGGCATCGAGCTGATCGCCACCAACGACGCCCACTACCTCAGCAGTGCCGATGTGGAGGCCCACGACGCCCTGCTCTGTGTGCTCACCGGCAAGCTTGTGACCGACGAGAAGCGGCTGCGCTACACGGGCACCGAATACATCAAGAGCGAAGCGGAGATGGGACGCCTCTTCGCCGATCACCTCGAGCCCGAGGTGGTGGCCGAAGCAATCGCCAACACCGCGGCGGTGGCCGAGAAGGTGGAGGCCTACGACATCCTTGGCCGCCAGCAGATGCCCCGCTTCCCGATCCCCGACGGGCACACGGCCGTGAGCTATCTGGCGGAGGTGTCGGAGGCTGGGCTGCGCCAACGGCTGCACCTGGGCAGCCACGATCCGATCGATCCGCTCTATGGCGAGCGGCTGGCCTTCGAGCTCCAGGTCATGGAGCAGATGGGCTTCCCCACCTACTTCCTGGTGGTGTGGGACTACATCCGTTTCGCGCGGGAGCAGGGCATCCCGGTGGGGCCGGGCCGGGGGTCGGCCGCCGGCTCCTTGGTGGCCTATGCCCTGGGCATCACCAACATCGATCCGGTCAGCAACGGGCTGCTGTTCGAGCGCTTCCTCAACCCCGAGCGCAAGTCGATGCCTGACATCGACACCGACTTCTGCATCGAGCGCCGCGGGGAGGTGATCGAGTACGTCACCCAGCGCTACGGCGAGGACAAGGTGGCGCAGATCATCACCTTCAACCGGATGACCTCGAAGGCGGTGCTCAAGGATGTGGCCCGCGTGCTCGACATCCCCTACGGCGATGCCGACCGTCTGGCCAAACTGATTCCCGTGGTGCGGGGCAAGCCCGCCAAACTCAAGGAGATGATCGGCCCCGAGTCGCCGGCACCGGAGTTCCGCGAGAAGTATGAAAACGATGCCCAGGTGCGCCGCTGGGTCGACATGGCCCGGCGCATCGAGGGCACCAACAAGACCTTCGGCGTTCATGCCGCCGGTGTGGTGATCGCGGCTGAACCACTCGATTCACTGGTGCCGCTGCAGCGCAACAACGACGGCCAGGTGATCACCCAGTACTTCATGGAAGACGTGGAGGCGATGGGGCTGCTGAAGATGGACTTCCTCGGCCTCAAGAACCTCACGATGATCGACAAGACCCTCGATCTCGTGGAGCAGTGCAGCGGTGAGCGCCTTGATCCCGACGACCTGCCCCCCTGCGATGACGACACCTTCGCCCTGCTGGCGCGCGGCGACCTGGAGGGCATCTTCCAGCTCGAATCCAGCGGCATGCGCCAGATCGTGCGCGACCTCAAACCCTCCTCGCTGGAGGACATCTCCTCGATCCTGGCCCTCTACCGGCCGGGTCCGCTGGATGCCGGCCTGATCCCGAAATTCATCAACCGCAAGCATGGCCGCGAAGCGATCGATTTCGCCTGCCCGGCCCTGGAGCCGATCCTGAAGGAGACCTACGGGATCATGGTCTACCAGGAGCAGATCATGCGCATTGCCCAGGATCTGGCCGGCTATTCCCTCGGAGAAGCTGATCTGCTGCGGCGGGCGATGGGCAAGAAAAAGGTGTCGGAGATGGAGAAGCACCGCAGCCAGTTCGTGGAGGGAGCCACGGCGCGGGGGGTGAGCGCCGCGGTGGCCGAAGCGCTGTTCGAGCAGATGGTGCTGTTCGCTGAATACTGCTTCAACAAGAGTCACTCCACCGCCTACGGCGCCGTGACCTATCAGACGGCCTACCTCAAGGCCCATTACCCCGTGGCCTACATGGCCGCCCTGCTGACGGTGAATGCCAGCAGCACCGACAAGGTGCAGCGGTACATCGCCAATTGCCAGGCCATGGGCATCGAGGTGATGCCCCCTGATCTCAATGCGTCCGGCATCGATTTCACCCCGAAAGGAGAGAAGATCCTCTTCGGACTCTCGGCGGTGCGCAACCTCGGCGATGGCGCCATTCGCCAGCTGCTGGAGGCCCGCGTCCAGGACGGTCCCTTCGCCTCCCTGGCCGACCTCTGCGACCGGATCCCCACCACGCTGATGAACCGGCGGGCGCTGGAGTCGCTGATCCACTGCGGTGCCCTCGATGGGCTGGAGCCCAGTGCCAACCGCGCCCAGCTGATGGCCGACCTCGATCTGGTGCTCGACTGGGCCAGCTCCCGCGCCAGGGACCGCGCCAGCGGCCAGGGCAACCTGTTCGACCTCTTCGCCAGCTCAGGATCGGACGCCGAAACCCCCGGTGTCGTATCGGCCCCGGCCCTTCAGAGCACCGCGCCGAAGGCGGCCCCGGTGGCCGACTATCCCCCCAAGGAGAAACTGCGCCTGGAGAAGGACCTGGTGGGCTTTTACCTCTCGGATCACCCCCTGCGCCAGCTGGCACGGCCGATCCGGATGCTCTCGCCGATCAGTCTCGGGCGGCTGGAGGAGCAGGCCGACAAGGCTCGCGTCAGTGTGGTGGCGATGCTGCCGGAGGTGCGCCAGGTGACCACCCGCAAGGGCGATCGCATGGCCGTGCTGCAGCTCGAGGACCTCAGCGGCAGCGCCGAGTGCGTGGTGTTTCCCAAGGCCTACGCCCGCCTCAGCGACCACCTGATGGTGGATGCGCGGCTGATGATCTGGGGATCGGTGGACCGCCGAGACGATCGGGTGCAGCTGATCCTGGATGATTGCCGCGCCATCGACGACCTCGATGTGCTGCTGGTGGAGCTGATGGCGGATCAGGCCAGTGACATCACCGTGCAGCACCGCCTGAGGGAGTGCCTGGTGCGGCACAGGCCGGAGCAGGAGGAGGCCGGTGTGCGGGTGCCGGTGGTGGCGAAGGTGCAGCTTCATGACGAAGCCCGTTACGTGCGCCTCGGCCACCAGTTCTGCGTGCGCGACGGCGCCGCGGCCCTGAACACCCTCACCGAAGCGGCCTTCACCGCCAGGCTGCACTCGGCGCTGCAGAACGCCTGAGGCCTCAGGCGCCGCTGCCCTGGCGGATGGCCTTGATCGAAGCCTTCATGCGGGCGATGTTGGTGCCGATCTGCTCGGTGCCCAGGAGGGTGCCCGGCTCCTGCTCCCAGCTGGCGGAGAGCACGCCGTAGCTCAGGCCGAGCACGCCCAGCAGAAACAGCCCCCCGGAGCTGGCCAGGGTGACCACGGGCGGCACGTCGAGGATGCCGCGGCTCACCAGCAGGTAGCTGCCGATGAACACGCCCATGCCCAGCACGGACGGGACACCGGTGGCCACACCGATGCGGCGGGCCATGCGGTTGGCCACGGCCGGTGGAATCACCTGGGAACCCCTGGGCTGAGCCTGGGCACCGACCTTGGCTTTCGCGCCGGCCTTGGCTTTCGTACCGGCCTTGGCTGTGGCGCCGGCCCTGGGCTGACGCTCCGGCTCGAACGGCAGAGGCTTGCGCTTGGCCGCCATGGCTGAGCTCAGCCCCGGATGCCGAGTTTGGCGATCAGCTGGCTGTAGCGCTCTTCGCTTTCGGCGCGCAGGTAACCGAGCAGGCGCTTGCGGCGGCCGATCATCTTCAGCAGCCCCTGGCGGGAGGAGAAGTCGTGCTTGTTCTTCTGCAGGTGGCCGGTGAGCTGGGTCACCCGCTCGCTCAGCATCGCCACCTGAACCTCGACCGAACCGGTGTCGGTGCCGTGGGTCTGGTGGGAGTTGATCAGTTCCTGCTTCTTGGTGGTATCGAGCGGCATGCCGGCGTCGGGCCCTGACGGTGCAAACAATCAACCTAACGCCTCGGGGTTCTGAACCCCAAGCGATTCGCTCAGGCGGCCTCGCGGGCGAGCCAGCGCAGGCAGGCGCTCAGCCAGGCCTCGGCGTCGTGGGCCGGATCGAGGCCCTCCCGGCCGAGGGCCCGCAGGGCACGGCTGATCTCCAGGGGCTCGTAGCCCAGGGCCGTGAGGGTCAGCTGCAGTTCCTCGCGAGTGGAGGCTGCCGGCCCCGGATCACCGCCTGAGCCGCCGGTCGCCCCATCGAGCAGGTCGTCATCGCCAGCGGCGGCGGCCGCCCCGAAGCTCTCCGCCAGCTTGCCGCGCAGCTCCACCGCCAGCCGCTCGGCCGTGCGTTTGCCCACCCCGGGCGCCCGGCAGAGACGGCGCAGGTCGGCCTGAACGATGGCCTGCACCAGCTCCTCGCAGGGCATGGTGCCCAGCAGAGCCAGGGCCATCTGGGGTCCGACGCCGCTCACGGCCACCAGCAGACGGAACAGATCGCGCTCGTGGCGGGCCCCGAAACCGAAGAGCGTCCAGCCGTCGTCACGAACCGACTGGTGCGTGTAGAGGCTGAGCGGGCTGCCCGCCGGTGGCAGCAGCTCCCAGTGGCGGCGGGTGATCTGCACCTCGTAGCCCACGCCGGCGCAGGCCAGCAGGAGCCCGCAGCGGTTGCCCTGCTGCCACGGCTCTGCCACATGGCCTTGCAGCCAGCCGATCATGGAGATCACTACCGATCCGACCCATGCTGCCCGGTCCGCCAACCCCCGCCAGCCGGTCTGTGGCCATTCCCTCCCCGTGGAGCCGCTGGAGGCGGTCGCTGCTGAATGCCGTGCTGGTGGTCCTGCTCGGGGTGGGGCTGCTGGGTCTCGGGGGCTGCCAGGCGGCGGGCCAACCGCCCCGGGCCGTGCTGCTGCAGGCCCTGGGGCTGCAGATCGAGCTCACCCAGCAGGCCATCGCCGACGCCCTGAAACTGGACGCC from Synechococcus sp. CBW1107 encodes the following:
- the trpD gene encoding anthranilate phosphoribosyltransferase encodes the protein MAAPSPWPTLLEQLLQGQALSEPQATALMQGWLAGSLEPELTGALLAALRCKGVSGEELSAMARVLREASCLPGERPPLKLVDTCGTGGDGADTFNISTAVAFVAAACGATVAKHGNRSASGKVGSADVLEAIGLNLTADPRTVVAALPGSGVTFLFAPGWHPALVELAPVRRRLGVRTVFNLLGPLVNPLRPEAQVLGVARADLLEPMADALARLGLDRAVVVHGHGGLDEASLAGVNHLRLVEGGLVWAMEVDPQQLGLELAPLSALAGGDLETNRRILEAVLRGQGSTAQREVVALNTALVLWAAGLADSVEAGLEQALVALSGEAPWQRLEQLRAALEAPPPVS
- a CDS encoding PAM68 family protein; its protein translation is MAAKRKPLPFEPERQPRAGATAKAGTKAKAGAKAKVGAQAQPRGSQVIPPAVANRMARRIGVATGVPSVLGMGVFIGSYLLVSRGILDVPPVVTLASSGGLFLLGVLGLSYGVLSASWEQEPGTLLGTEQIGTNIARMKASIKAIRQGSGA
- a CDS encoding DUF1816 domain-containing protein produces the protein MNPLIRLLRGMANGLGVAWWARVETQEPHVIYWFGPFVRRGDLEAKLPVFLDDVNSEQPGSIEHELMQVRRGEPLTEDLEPG
- a CDS encoding ribonuclease III domain-containing protein: MRQIQPDPRHRLQPETLGALQLAWLGDAVWELHQRLRHCHQAGRPEELHQAVVARVRAQAQARALQRLEPLLDDRERDLVRRGRNRAGRGPRGGDPASYGRATGFETMVGWLFLRNPERLAQLLDHLDETDLSDPLPSDP
- the rlmB gene encoding 23S rRNA (guanosine(2251)-2'-O)-methyltransferase RlmB: MSQRFERRRPKGAGSGDRPTGGARGGKPSRFGGPRPEWRDSGGGGREGREGRDGREDRPRDSRGGYRPDAPRRESFQRPQGEGRPAGRPTRVIGARPAARRFDDQRPGAGRRPEGRFEGRPERRPEGRPEGRPEGRPEGRDQGRRPSFRAPRFSRPDGDRPRFQPGRPPARPSRFSEPEAPGPEASGSSERFGAEPADDLVWGRHPAQAALEGDRPIHRIWCTPELRFAPRFLQLLRDAKANGVLVEEVTWARLGQISGGAVHQGIVLQAAAAETLDLASLIDGCSTIGEAPLLMAVDGLTDPHNLGAIVRSAEALGAHGLVLPQRRNAGLTGSVAKVAAGALEHLPVARVVNLNRSIEQLKDAGYRVVGLAEEGNVSLMEADLDGPLVVVTGSEAQGLSMLTRKHCDQLIRIPLRGATPSLNASVATALLLYEIARRGWMKNISGNAPAPRLVRPQVPTTAAASSIPAVAPDQEAVQEEPVQTATAGEDTTTTVAAEPAPETTTPETDACGDPAPQATVEIQDLIEELVEQIDEEEIQEDSQDRIQDGTPEAAPEAAPEDQPAELELQVALPEAIELTFTPPTGSPFQGDIRL
- the carA gene encoding glutamine-hydrolyzing carbamoyl-phosphate synthase small subunit, with product MIGTLDTLPLSAAAPAPASTTESASGRPAANEAVLVLADGTLLRGTAFGARGTVIGEVVFNTGMTGYQEVMTDPSYSGQLVTFTYPELGNTGVNPEDQEADAPHVRGVIARQLAPIPSSWRSRGDLPSWLASHGVVGIAGVDTRALVRHLRERGAMNGVISSDGTAPRELLELVRRSPSMEGLNLAVRVTTPSAYPWQQLSATGFDQRRQPSPERPYRVVAIDFGIKRAILERLTAHGCAVTVLPASSTLAEVLALEPEGVFLSNGPGDPAAVTEGIALARDLLERVDLPVFGICLGHQILGLALGGSTFKLGYGHRGLNHPCGGDGLVEITSQNHGFALEASSLPGELVEITHHNLNDRTVAALRHRHQPVFGVQYHPEASPGPHDADHHFGRFVRLMAERRP
- the gatA gene encoding Asp-tRNA(Asn)/Glu-tRNA(Gln) amidotransferase subunit GatA — its product is MGIAEWRGRLERGEVSARELTDQHLARIEAVEGTLHSFLEVTAERARADADRIDAARAAGESLPPLAGIPLAIKDNLCTKGIRTTCSSRMLEHFVPPYESTVTERLWQAGGILIGKTNLDEFAMGSSTETSAFGPSRNPWDPERVPGGSSGGSAAAVAAGECVASLGSDTGGSIRQPAAFCGVVGLKPTYGRVSRWGLVAFASSLDQVGPFSTSVADAAELLQVIAGEDRRDGTCLRAPVPDYSAALQAPVKGLRVGLVKECFEADGLDPQVKSSVLAAAAQLEALGCELVEVSCPRFNDGIATYYVIAPSEASANLARYDGVKYGYRSEQAGSLAEMTARSRAEGFGDEVQRRILIGTYALSAGYVDAYYKKAQQVRTLIRRDFDAAFGAVDVLLTPTSPTTAFRFGAHAEDPLAMYLADLLTIPANMAGLPAISLPCGFDDGGLPIGLQLITGVLEEPRLLQVAHHYEQAARVMDTRPTAALVP
- a CDS encoding DNA polymerase III subunit alpha, which encodes MAFVPLHNHSDYSLLDGASQLPQMVERAVELGMPALALTDHGVMYGAIELLKLCRTAGIKPIIGNEMYVINGSIDDPWVKGERRYHLVVLARNDTGYRNLVKLTSLSHLRGMRGRGIFARACIDKQLLEQHREGLILATACLGGEIPQAILKGRPDVARDVARWYQQRFGADFYLEIQDHGSPEDRIVNVELVRIARELGIELIATNDAHYLSSADVEAHDALLCVLTGKLVTDEKRLRYTGTEYIKSEAEMGRLFADHLEPEVVAEAIANTAAVAEKVEAYDILGRQQMPRFPIPDGHTAVSYLAEVSEAGLRQRLHLGSHDPIDPLYGERLAFELQVMEQMGFPTYFLVVWDYIRFAREQGIPVGPGRGSAAGSLVAYALGITNIDPVSNGLLFERFLNPERKSMPDIDTDFCIERRGEVIEYVTQRYGEDKVAQIITFNRMTSKAVLKDVARVLDIPYGDADRLAKLIPVVRGKPAKLKEMIGPESPAPEFREKYENDAQVRRWVDMARRIEGTNKTFGVHAAGVVIAAEPLDSLVPLQRNNDGQVITQYFMEDVEAMGLLKMDFLGLKNLTMIDKTLDLVEQCSGERLDPDDLPPCDDDTFALLARGDLEGIFQLESSGMRQIVRDLKPSSLEDISSILALYRPGPLDAGLIPKFINRKHGREAIDFACPALEPILKETYGIMVYQEQIMRIAQDLAGYSLGEADLLRRAMGKKKVSEMEKHRSQFVEGATARGVSAAVAEALFEQMVLFAEYCFNKSHSTAYGAVTYQTAYLKAHYPVAYMAALLTVNASSTDKVQRYIANCQAMGIEVMPPDLNASGIDFTPKGEKILFGLSAVRNLGDGAIRQLLEARVQDGPFASLADLCDRIPTTLMNRRALESLIHCGALDGLEPSANRAQLMADLDLVLDWASSRARDRASGQGNLFDLFASSGSDAETPGVVSAPALQSTAPKAAPVADYPPKEKLRLEKDLVGFYLSDHPLRQLARPIRMLSPISLGRLEEQADKARVSVVAMLPEVRQVTTRKGDRMAVLQLEDLSGSAECVVFPKAYARLSDHLMVDARLMIWGSVDRRDDRVQLILDDCRAIDDLDVLLVELMADQASDITVQHRLRECLVRHRPEQEEAGVRVPVVAKVQLHDEARYVRLGHQFCVRDGAAALNTLTEAAFTARLHSALQNA
- a CDS encoding STAS domain-containing protein, with the protein product MTVSLRGGFERREECLLFSFTGQLDAYSDKQFRDFITEHRGTDKRAVLLDLTHIDFIDSSGLGVLVQLAKQCADDKVGFVMVGNARVIQTVKLVRLEQFLHLQPDLNTALAALAKP